The Cuculus canorus isolate bCucCan1 chromosome 5, bCucCan1.pri, whole genome shotgun sequence DNA segment ATGCCCCATTCATGAAAAGTCTcagcagaacaacaaaaaaaaccaaaaaaaaccaacaaaccaaagcaaagctTTTACAACTGCAAATTTTCTTACAAGACAGGTGCTGCAGCTTTaaagaacaaagtaaaattcttatcattaaaaaaaaacaaaaacaaacccaaaacctaatGTGCAAGTCTGTAGTTCAGAAGACGACAGCAAGGATCAAATACAGACCTCAGTTCAAGCTGAAACACAGCATCCaaattgttttctggaaaaattGTTCTCACTGCAAATCTAATCTTCAGTTTAGGAGTGCGCTCACATACGCATACACAGGCACCTGCCACACGTGTGCACGCCTCCTTCCGCAGTGCAATCTGCGGCAGCAGCCGCAGCAACACCCTCTGATGCTTCCGAAGCACACGCGGGCCCCAACGCTGGCGCTGCATCCCAGCTGTCAGACCCCAGCGCTCTCCCGGCCACAGCTGCAGGATGGCTTAGTCATCGGCACTGACTCACCACAAATCAATGAGTATTTCAGGAGCACTCAAAGCAGTGAGGACTGGTGTCGTAAGATGTGTTCTCAACTTTGTTTCTTAAAGGATACAGAAATGTTGACTCGAGTATCCTCCCAAGGTGCTAGAAGTTCCGAGTTTGAAGCGTTTCCTTCTACAATGCCAGGTATACAAATGTGTATCTCTTTAAATAATATTGCACATAAAAATCATCTTAAACCTTGTAGTGAAAGCAGGGTTGAAGGACagtgtttttcaaaacagattaaaaagcTACCTGTACATAgtaagttttaatttaaagaacGCCAAGATTATTCAAAATCTAAGCACATAATActgacagaaaaatgttaaattgcACAATCTACATATAAATTACATTTGTAAATACttaaaagtttttaaacatTGAATACCCTTGATTTCACAAATCAGCTAGGTCACTGTCAAAGGATCAGCTCAATGAGTTAGAAGTACtttctcccagaaaaaaagaaaacaaaaaccagaaacaaaaagatCTGCAGTCTTAGACGAAGCACTGGAAAGAGTTAAAGCATTTCAGCTCAGAGGTAGTGCTAAACACATCCAACTAGAAGTTCATTATATTTGAACTATGATGAAATAACGTAGTAAAATGTAGAAAGACTataaaatttacaaaaataaatagttcTGAACGCTTTAGAAAACGCAAGAGACTTTGTTGACAAGTGTCTTGATCTGCTTTTCTGACCAAAAGAAAGCGtgtctcatttttaaaatatacccATCTCTAGTAATGCGTCTGCAATCCATGCGATCCAGCTATGCAACTTGACGTATGCCAGCCTGGCATAGACTCcgatattaaaaataaagtggagGCTCTGTAAAAGATCATCTCATATGAAATTCGTTTTGCATGTAAATTCTtctgacaaattaaaaattgcacATAAAAAAGTTTATTGAAAGAGGCATGAGGGGTGGTAAGGGTATGTGCCCACTGTTCCACATACTCcctggaaggaaaaagatgatTGCACAGTtctgataaataaatatttcttttttaaaaaaaaatctgccactTTTTTGGTTTATGCATTTTGGAATTACTTAGAAAAATCCCACtacagacaaattatttttagtttgtgttttaaagaattCTTTACAACTTTTCCAGTGGCTTTTATCCTGAAACCAAAGGAAAGTGGCAGTTAAAAAGTATCTTTGGGTAAAACAAGTATCAGGATCCAACCAGAATTTCCATGATGTGATCCAGCTCGCTCAGATCTGTTCTACATATCTGAATGTTGTTTGCTGAAGATGAATTACACGACGGAAAGTTTTTCAATGGTTCTTCTGCGGCGAGAGATGGTGACCTGGGCAGCATTAGTGGAGGGCAACAAAAGTCTGAGTCGTACATTGAAGTGTcaatatcttcaaaaatgtCATCTATTGCCAAATCCTTCAAGTAACTAGTTGAATTTGAAATCTCAAAGGAACCAAACACGCATTCAGCTCCCTTCAAATCCTGTCTATCATCTTCTAGTTTTAGACCAGTATTTTCTGGAAACTTTGGCTGGTCATCTCCAGTAGGAACCAGACAAGTAGGTGGGCTTATGTCTTCTACAAAGTCTAAATCCTTCAGAATAGATGAAATAGCAGATGACATATCATCATCTGACACTATCAGCAGGCTATTTTCAATCGGGTCTTCTACAGACCGCAAGTCGCAGCAGTTAGACTCTTGCTGACTAACACCTGAAGGCAACTGAAGAGAAACCCCAGATGACTCCATCCCTGTGTAGCTGTGAGAACTAGGAGTAATGCCAGGGCAGACA contains these protein-coding regions:
- the LOC104062349 gene encoding SERTA domain-containing protein 2-like; this translates as MLGRGLKRKLSDYEENMAGLSSAFDSSRNLSYPLKRQLVLNMCLTKLQTYKMLVEPNLHRSVLIANTVRQIQEEMRQESNQQPVNVCPGITPSSHSYTGMESSGVSLQLPSGVSQQESNCCDLRSVEDPIENSLLIVSDDDMSSAISSILKDLDFVEDISPPTCLVPTGDDQPKFPENTGLKLEDDRQDLKGAECVFGSFEISNSTSYLKDLAIDDIFEDIDTSMYDSDFCCPPLMLPRSPSLAAEEPLKNFPSCNSSSANNIQICRTDLSELDHIMEILVGS